TATTGGCAACGGCGTGATTATGGGCACAAGCACCAGCTAGGGCAGGAGAAAACACCTGCGGAATATGCTGAGGCCCTTGCTCAAACCGTTGATTCTTGGCGACCGCTTCTTCGCCCTCATGCATCAGTATTTATTAATATTGGCGATACCTACAGAGACGGTTTTTTATCAGGCACTCCAGCAAGATTTGAGCTTGCAATTAGGGATTTGGGCTGGAAAGTTGTTAATCATATTGTTTGGGCAAAAGACAATGGAATGCCAGAACCCAAACGAAACCATAGGTTAGTCAGTCGCCATGAATCCATCCTGCACCTAACTCTGGGACGAAACTATTATTTTGATATTCACGCACTAACCCAATATCTTGAGCGATCCTCAAATCCTGGCGACGTGTGGCAGTTTTATCACTCCCGAAATACGTCAAAGCACCTTGCTCCCTTTCCCCCCGATCTCGTTCACCACATCCTTCTGCTGGCTTGCCCCACTTGCGTATGTTCCGTGTGTGGCCAACCCTTTACCCCTATTCTTGCTCCAACCTCAGCCCTTAATCGGTCTAGACCTCAAGCGCGTCGTGCGCTTGAGATTTATGAGAATTCAAACCTTACTGAAGAGCATCTTGCTGCCATCCGCGCTGTCGGCATTTCTGATGCCGGGAAGGGACAACAAATTCAGAAGGGTGCAGGTAAAAACTCCAAAAAAATTCAACAACTCGCACAAGAGGCGAAAGAAATTTTGGGTGGGTACTTTCGTGAATTTACGTTCGCCCCAAAACATCAAGTCGGGTGGAAAACCTGCGACTGTCAAGCCCCTACTCACCCTGGTACGGTTCTTGATCCATTCGCAGGCTCAGGCACGACCCTTTCTGCTGCCAAAGTGCTAGGCTTTAATGCAATTGGGGTAGACCTTAACCCCATCCAGCATTAGATGCTCTGCAACGATTCACCATGCCAGCTTTCAGCAAAAAAGTACTTTCGCTGTTTCTCCGCACCCGCTGCCAAAAACAACTTCATCTTTATCTTTACTCAGATCTGGAACGGGATGCATTAAAAATGCCTCCCCGCCAAACAATCCGTTCTGGGCTGGGAAGTGCTGGCAAGGCTGGTTATGAATGGCAAGACAAAAAGGTAAGTGAGTTAAAAGAGATTTTCGGTGCTGAACACGTTGTTGTCAGCCCTGAATCAAAAGCAGGTCGTCCCGGCAAACTGAAACTTTCGGAGGAACTGAGTCGGCTTGACCCTTTCCAATTTATTGTTGAAGCTGGCTATGTTGCTGACACTGTCACCTTCCGCGAAGCGATTGGTTTTGACGGCCTAACAGACCGTTATGGCAAGACTCTTGATATTGGTGGTGTCTACCCAGATATCATTCAAACGCTTCCTCCCCGAAATTCTGGGACGCTTCCATTTGAAACTGCCCAACCTGAATACAATTTGGCTATATTACCTGATGGTAGTTTAAGCAAGATTGATGAGGAAGACTGCCGTCTTCGCCTACGAGTAATTGATATTAAGTTAGCAGCAGATCCAGGGGCAAACTATTTTGCTGAGGTTGTCTATTACTCTATGACGCTCTCAGCTTGGTTGCAGGAGAATGGGCTGGATGACCGATATCTAGTGGTTGCAACCCCAGCAGTGTGGCCTGGCTCGTATGATGCTTCAAACCTCTCTAAACAGTTCGAAATATGGAATCGTCGAGGACACAAACCTACCGCTAGTGAACTATCAGCAGCGCTAGAGGAAGATATTGAAATTGCTGCTGTTGATGCCTATGTACCCCGGCTTCGACGCTTACTATGTGAACAACTTCCCACTATCCTCAGCACTTCTTGGGAAGACCTACCTTACCACGTCAGTTTCTCTTGTCAGGGATGCGAATTTCTAGGCTATCCGTGGAAAGACAAGGAAGGGAACATTGCTAACGATGAGAGACATTGCTGGCCTACTGCTGCACGCTGTAATCACCTGTCTAGGATTGCCGGACTCTCTAGTGGTGCAGCTCGCCAACTTTCAACACGGGGAGCAATCAGTGATGTGGCATCCCTAGCGAAAGCAGACCATGCAGGAGCAGCCTTTTCAGAACATCAGACGTTACGAGCAAAGGGTGCAATCTATCCTTATCGCGCGAAATCATTAAACTCAGGAATTGCGGCCGTCATCTTAGATTCTGGCGGAGATGCTTTAATGCCAAGGTGGCCAAACCTCCGCCTCTACATTTTCGTAGACTATGACTTGAGCAGTGCTATTACTGTTGCATTCGGACTGCGTGCATTCTGGCGTGAACCACTTCCTTTTGGTTCTAAGTTAAAGAAGCAGGTTAAACGTTGGAATAAAGGAGAAGGGGGTATAAGAGGGTCTCAAGAAGTTTTTCTCGTTGACCGCCGTGACACTATTCGTGAGCGAGAAGAATTTTTGAAGTTTCTTCATTCCATTAAAAAAATTATGGATGAAGTACGGCAGCAAGACGCCGAAGATGTAGCCAACGGGCGACGTAACAAAGAAGATGGAACAACTGATGATAAATCGTCTGTCAGCACTTATCAAATTTATCTGTGGGATGAAGCACAAAAGCGGCATTTGACTCGTTTAGTTAGCCGTCACTTAGCTGCTATTCTTGGCGACCCTACACTCCGTAATCTTGCTTGGCTTTTCCCTCCACCTGAACTGCTAGCGCGTGCTGAGGAATCTTCTCGTCAGTCTCCCATCACTTTCGTCTCATCAGTCGTTCAGAACACGGTTGCTGCTCCTGTTCCCCATCACTTTACCCTTCTTGAGCTTGTCCGTACATACAATAATCGAGGTTTCACAGCCTCAGTTCATCCGCTTTATCGTGAGCCATTAACCGATTTAGTCCCTAGTGAGCGAATCTATGAATATTGGGATAAGGAGAAGAATGCGTGGTGGAGAGAAGCTGGAGAGGAAATTGCTGAAACAACTCGGCAGAAACTGCTGGCGTTAGGATCAGTTGCCTCAAGACTTGAAGCAGATTTAGGAAAACTTCTTCCTGAACATCGACTTGCCGCTCCACCGCTTAATAAACCTCCTAAAACCCCATCTAAACTGTCTCCCCAAGGTCGGCTCTGGTACGAGTTCACTCGGCTCAATGCTGCTCTGCAAAAGCTTGATATCCATACAATTCAAGCAATGCCTCCGCGCGAACGCGAAGCGCGCTTTAAATCGGCAATCCTTACAGAACGCCTGAATGGAAAAGAGCGGCAAGAAGCAATTCAGTGCTTACAGCGAACATTGGGTCGTCCCCTTACATCTCTAGGAGAGCTTTTTATTTATAAATTAGCTCCTACATCAGCAGACCTTAACGCCCGAGAAGGGGATATAGGCTTCGCTCTTTCACCATTAAATAAGCCAGGTTTCCTTGATCTATCTCCTTACATTAAAGAATTAAAAGACGCTGGTATTACAGGTTTTCCTGGAGCTAAAACTATTGCTGATTCAGGTCTGACAGGTGTTTCAATCACTGCCATTGACCGAATACATCATTTCATTGCACTCAAGCCTGGCATGTTCAATCGTATTAATAGTTTGGAAGCGCTAGGCTGGCTTGATATATCCCAAAATATAATCCTTGATCCAGTTCCACAAGACTTTTTAACCTCAAAAGTTCAACTTACACTCCAAGCTATTGGCTACCCTGCTAGTGCTACTGCTGATCCAAGGATTTTAGAGACACTGGGCGAGCCAGCATCACAAAAGGGGAAAGCTTCAGCTGAAACACCAGCTTCACGGATTCTTTGGCAAGCCTCTACCCTTTACGGACAGAAGGTTGAGCGGAATACTGTCAGCCTCCGCAAAGACCTGGAGTCAAACGATTTTCGTTTGAATGACTCTCAGTGGCAAGCCTGGGAACAGGCATTAACTCAACAATTTGCACTGATTTGGGGACCACCAGGTACAGGAAAAAGTTGGACGCTTCGCAATATTGTTCTTGCAGCTGTAAAAGATGCTGTTTCCCAGGGAAAACCATTACGGCTTCTCATTACATCTGGAACCTACACTGCAATAGATAACGTTCTACTTGGTGTAGACAAGATGTTAGCCAAATTGCTACCGGAAAAACCTTACTCAATATTCCGTCTACAGAACAACCTTCGCCCAATTCCAGACAAATTGGCTGCTGACCATGCTGACGTTATTAACGTTCCCTTCGAGAAAAATGTCTTTCCTTCAGAAATCACTCAGTTAACTAATGAACTGAATAATCCAACCTCTATTACAGTTGTAGGGGCACCGCCTCACCAGTTGCATAACCTTGCCTGTCTTGGCAAAAAAACGCCAGCTCAGAAGGATATTCGCCGCACCTGGTCTGATTTTGTAGTGCTTGATGAAGCCTCTCAGCTTGACGTAGCGACATCTACCCTAATTTTCACTAAAGTTGCTGAAAGGGGCAGTGTTGTTCTGGCAGGTGACGATCTTCAACTTCCTCCTGTCCATCAAGCTGATGCTCCAGACGATCTTGCCCATGTTGTTGGCTCAATCTACAACTATTTTCTCCGTCAACACAAAATCGAACCGACTCCACTTCAGGATAATTATCGCTCAAATGAGACAATCGTCGCTTTTACAAGACTAGCTGGATATGATCCAGGCTTAAAAAGTCATTCACAATACCTTTCTCTTAGATTCCTTGAACCTATTCCAACCAGCCAGCCAGATGCCTGGCCAGACAATCTTTTCTGGACACCAGATTGGAGCCATTTACTTAACCCTGCTCATCCTACGACTTGTTTTATCTACGAGGATGAGTTAAGCAGCCAAGTAAACGATTTTGAAGCTGATGCTATTGCAGCCTTGATTAGTTTGTTATACGGACGACTCAAACAGGATCTTGCTAATGAGAAGGATTTCAACGGTTCTGTGAAAGTAACCACAGATAGGCTCCACGATGAGTCATCCTTCTGGAAGTTTGCTGTTGGCGTTGTTACACCTCACCGTGCCCAGCAAAGCAAGATCGTTCAACGACTTCAGATGGTATTTCCACACCATCCTGCTGATAAGATTCGTGATGCTGTGGACACCGTTGAGCGGTTTCAGGGGCAACAGCGGCAAGTTATTCTTGCCTCCTTTGGTCTTGGAGATCCAGACATGATCCAGAGCGAGGATGAATTTCTCTACAGCCTCAATCGGTTTAATGTTCTAGCATCGCGTTCCCAAGCAAAACTTATTGTCTTCACAACTCGGACATTAGTAGATCACCTCTCGAATGATTCTGATGTTTTGAAGGAGTCCAGATTACTCAAACGCTATGCTGAAACGTTCTGCAATAAAGAACAGCCACTTAACCTGGGGTACCTTCGCCATGGAAGCCTAGAAAGTCGTCCTGGAGTTATGAAGTATCGTTAGTGTACTTTGTTGACATATCGAAAAATTGAAGTTTTTACATACTAGGAATTCCAGCGATTTTGCCCAAAGTAAACAATCATATTTAGAGATTAATTGCTTTAAAATTTAAGCGCTCGAAGTTTTGCAGGGAAAGGCACAGAGTCTAATAAGCTTTAAGTCCCTAATCCTCTAAATGCGGGTTGTAGTCAGCCAGCGATCGCCTCTTGCACTTCACCCGTGCGATCGCCCCTAACTTTTCCCCAATTGGGGAACGCAACCAAGTCAGTGAACTGCTGCTCATCCCTGCCAATTGTCTAGAATTCGAACATCTGCTTGCAGTGGCTCTGGGGTTGACTTCCTAGGTCGCAGGGAGTTTTGAGGACTTATGAAATTCTTTATAACTCACCCAACATTACCTGCGATCGCCTCCAGCGGATGAAGTCTTGCCAGGAATTGTATGCAGGCTAAGCTAAACCTTGAAAATGCAGACTTTGCCAGACTGTTCAAATTTATGTCGGACTACCAAAACTTTATTGTTGACTATCCGCAGAGATGCGCCCAGCTCTTGACATTACTCAGTCCATCAGCCAATCAGCATAAGCTTGATGTGACTTTAGCTTTGGCGATCGCTGCTACAGGCCTACTCGTCCCATATGAGCGCCTTAAACCTGCCATCTCTTATGAGCAACCTATGCAGGATCGCAAGCGTTACCAAAAAGCAGCAGCGCAATTAGACCATTTATTAAAGCAACCTTTTCTCATTGCACTTTCAGGAGTGGCTTCTCCCAATTCGTGGACTTATGGTGAGCTAAGGTCGGTGAGCGGTTTACCGGATGAGTGGCAAGAGTTGCACAATCCAGCAGAGCTTAGTCCAACCCGGTCAGTGCAAGACGTGCTCAATGTACTGAGGAATGCATTGGCGCATGGCAACATTTACACAAAGCCTAATAGGCAAGGTCACATTCAAGAAATAGTTTTTGTGTCAGGTGCGGCGAGAAAAAATACAAATCAGCAAACACAATATAAGTTTGTTCACGTCTCGCCAGATGACTTTCAAAACTTTCTGCTGACATGGCTTAGTTTTCTACAGGGCTTGGATTTGCCTAGTGAAGTGATTCAAAAAGTGCTCGACGATTAACAGCGATCGCCCTCCTCTCCAGACCATAGGAACCATACGGCAGATTTATCCTGCCTGCCGTGACCTACTCCTACAGCGATCGCTTTAAAAAAACTCCCCTACCTGATGCCAACCTTGGCCCAATGCCAGAGAGTAGCAAATCTGGTGTCGAGGTACCAAGCCTTGCCTACCAGCAAATGGCAGCTTATTGGGCCGTCGTCTCAGCCGTGCGAGGTGGCACTTCCAAGATCCGAGAGCAGGGTGAGGCTTTCTTACCTCTTGAGCCACTAGAGAAAATGCCCGCCTATGGGCGACGATTAAACAAGTCTTGCCTTGCGCCTTGGTATGTGCGACTGGTACGCGGACTGGTCGGAATGGTGCTGCGGAAGCCCGTCAAAGTGGAGGCTGGAACCAAGACGACTGAACATCTAGACAATATCAATCTGCTAGGCGATGACCTTAATACCTTTGCCCATGAAGTGTTTGAGGCGGCGATCGATCATGGGTACACGGGCATTTTTGTAGACTATCCTCGCGCAGATGGTATTCAGTTGCTCTCAGAGCAAATTGCAGCAGGACTAAGGCCGTACTGGATTCACTACACTGCACCGGAGATTATTGGGGTGCGCTATCAAATTCAGGGCAATTTACGACGGTTTACCCAGGTTCGCATTAGAGAGGTCGCGATCGAGCCTGACGGGGAATTTGGAGAGCAGGAAGTTGAGCGCATTAGAGTCTACGACCTATTTGAGGGGCGCTGCCGTTGGCGACTGTTTGCCAAGACCGATGGCAAGGATGAGTTTGAACAGATTGACGAAGGGTTTCTGAGCCTGTCATTTATCCCCTTCGTACTTGTCTATACCAACAAGAAAAAAGAAATTGCTGTCCAGCCGCCGATGCTGGAAATCGCCTATCTCAACATCAAGCACTTCCAGCTCAGCTCTGACCTTGACCACAGCTTACACCTGGCTGCGAACCCCAAGTTAGCGCTCTTTGGTTACGACCCAGAGCAAGGTGATGTGGTTGCCGTAACCGACGAGGCATTAATCTTTGAAAACCATGAAGGAAGGGCAGAGTGGCTAGTTTGTCCGCTTGATGGCTTTGATGCACACCAAGGGCGAATCGACAAAATCGAAGGCCAGATGTCGGCTCTAGGTCTCGCCACGATTGTGGGTCAAAAGAACGTGGGTGAGTCGGCAGAAGCTAAGAAGCTCGATCGCTCGCAGGGTGACTCAATCATGGCGGTGATTGCCCAAGGCTTGCAGGATGGCTTTGACTTGTGTCTGGAATACCACGCCGCCTACTTGGGTGAGGAGCCAGGAACCTGCCAAGTGAATCGTGACTTCAACCTCAATGCTCTGACCTCTCAGGATGTGACCGCCTACTCTGGCTTGCAGCAACTTGGTCAAATCAGTTTGGAAACCCTGCTGGAGCTGCTTAAGAAAGGTGAGGTTCTGCCAGATGAGTTTGACGTTGAGAAAGAAATTCAGAAGTTAGAGGCGAGCGATCGCCCATCAGAGAGAGTGCTTAACCCAGATGCAGAAATTCCAACCGACCAACCCAACGGCGCTGACCCAAGCTCAAATCAGCGAACTGTCGAAGATTCGGGTGAAAGACCTACGGCTGGCGATCGCAACCGCCAATCCAGAACTGAAGCCTTACCTGCAAGCTGATGGCTAATGCTGTTTATGACAAGAGAACGGGTCAATTTCACGGGGGCGATCGCCGTTTTCTTGCCCGTGCCGAAGTCTTGCGGCTGGTTGATGGTGAAGCAGCACGGTTGGAGACTCGGTTGAGTGGTCATGCTCGACTGCTGACCCAGGACAAAATCGGTGTGGCTGAGTTTCAGTTGAGGATGGCTGAAGACGTGAAGCTCTCCCACTTGAGAATGGCGGCGTTTGGTGCAGGTGGTGAAAAGCAACTGAATGCCCGTCACTTTGGCACTGCTGGACAGGAGTTGAGGCGGCAATACAAGTACTTGCAGGGCTTTGGGGATGCGATCGCTCAAGGTGAGCTGAGTGAGAAACAAATCCTGGCTCGTGCTAAGTCCTACGGCGTGAGTGCCAGAACTGCCTTCTTTAAGTCGGAGAAGCTGACCCGCCAGAGCTACGGTGCGAGGGAGGCAAAGCGCAGCCTAGACAGTCAATCTCGTCACTGTTCATCCTGCTTGGGTCACTCAACTGGGGGCTTATGGCTGCCCATTGATCAGGTTGTTGCGCCGGGGGTGGATTGCGAGTGCAGCAGCCGCTGTCGCTGTCGGATTGTTTTTAGGGATGCTTAGGGGCGATTGACATCTTCGTCGAAAAGGGAAAGCCACGCCTGAAAGTTGATGTAGTCGATAACTATCAAAACAATCGGAAGTGCCAAAATTATGCTGAAGCAGATCGTGAAAACCACCATCGCAAACTCTGACTGCTTGCCTATAGCAAGATGCTCAGGACTTGCTACGGATCTGTAAATCGCAGTGGTAGTACATGTTTGCATGGCGATCGCAATCAAATTGGAAACAACGGGATTAATTGACCATCTTTAACGATGGTGGGCTGAAGTAGTGAGCTGTCAGAGATTTGGTAAAGCGAGACTCCTGCAAACTTGCCGAAATAGATCACCCTAGCAGTAAACAGCTCTTGCACTCGGCTGGTTAGGTTCTTGTCTTCAGGAGCGCATAAGAGATCGTGAGTATAGAGATCATGGGCAATGTTCACCTTGTAATCTATCGCTGCCTCTCGGCTCATTACAACGGCGGCGGTAGAAGTATTAACCTCAGAAGACTCTGTAGCTCCTAGGCGCTTATAAAGCTGCTGAACCGTAAAGCGTACTTTGCCGCGTGTGTCACTCATAGCGATCGCCTCCTGCTCTAGCTCGTAGGAATCATAGCGCGAACTTAACAGCGGGCCATGCCTGCCCCTATGGGAACCTATGACGACTCTCCAGCAACTGAAGCAACTAATCGAAGCAAGCTCTGATGCCGAACTAAAAAGCCAAGCGGCTGCTCTCATCGCCACCGTTGAAACCGAAGTATCTGGCCTGGGTGAAGAAAAGGTCGCACTACTCCGCAAGCGCGATGAACTGCTGGGCAAGCTAGCCAAATTCAAGAAGTTTGAGGCGCACGCTGACGTTGATATTGATGAACTGCTGCAAATCAAGAGCCGCTACGAAAGCCTTGATTCTGAGAGTAAGTCCAAATACCAAGAACTTTACGATAAGGACAAGACCGCCTTTGATAAGCGCTTGGAGCAAATCGAGAAAGAGCGTGCCCAAGAGAAACTCGATCGCGAGAATGAGCAAAAGACTCTTGCCGCCGAAAAGCTAAAGACTGCAACCATCCTGGAGCTTTCAAAGCCTGAATATAACGTGTTCGACCCTGAGCAATTATTCATGCTGGTTGGCTCTCAGATCCGCTTGAGTGAGGCTGGCAAGCTGGTCTCTGGGGATGAGTACAAAGAGGTGGCGATCGCTGACTACCTGAGCACACTGAAAGAGCAGCCAAGGTATCAGAATCAGTTCAAGGCCAATGGTGCCAACGGTAGTGGCTCCACTCCCTCTCAAGGTTCTGGTAGCTCTGGCACAGCAAACCCCTGGAAAAAAGAAAGCTTTAACCTAACTGCGCAAGGTCGCATGATGCGCGAGAACCCAACGCTGGCTGCATCCATGAAAGCAGCGGCTGGAGTGAAGTAGATATGAACTTTGTAATAGGTCTAGCTGTAGGTCTGGTAATCGCTTGGACTACAGCAGTAGGGTCTTGTATCTGGTTTCTGCTTCATGCTCAGTGGTCGTCAGCGATCGCGGCATTCCTTGTCGCTCGGCTGTTGGATTGGGTAGCTGGTCAAGTACTAGAGGCACTGAAGTAGTTATGGGCATGGATGCAAGCAAATGCCGGGAGATTGTGGATGCCAACATCCTCAAGATGATGCGTCAGCTCGGTGTGCAGGCTTGGAGGGTTTCAGTTTTGTATGAGCCTGCTGGCAATAATCCGAACTGGGTTGCCTCATGCTTGACCAACCTGCCCTATCAGCGGGCCACAATTCGAATTGACCCACAGATGGCTGAGAGTGAAGAGGACGTTCTTGACTCATTGCGCCATGAATTAATCCATGTGCTTCTGGCACCTCTCGACGCCTACCGAGATTTAGTTACCAGCAATATTGAAGCTGACAGCTCGATGGATGCAGCTGAAAGTCGAGCTTGGACTATGGCGATCGAAACTTGCGTGCTGGCAGTAGAACGGATCTTTGACTGGGGTTTGGACTTGAAGCCAGGTCAGTCAATGCCAGTGGCAGTAGAGCCAGCGACTGAGGAGAAGCCAGTTAAAGAGAAGCGATCGCGCAAATCTAGGAGTAAGTAGTTAATACAATGCTGGATTTCATGACTTGGCTTTTTTTGGGGCTAGCTTCAGCCAAGTGGTTGCACGCCCTCGTCTGGTTCTTGGCTCATGCTCAGTGGCAATCCGCGATCGCTGCCCTTCTTATCTTGTTGCTATTGGAATGGACAGCCACTCGGTTGTGGCACGCACAACGCAAATCTAAAAGCAAATAGCCAACTCCACACCATTGCAGAGCAGGGTTTTGGCCCTGCTTTTTAATTAGAGCGAGCCGTGAAGAGAATGCTGGGGTTTAGGGATGCCTTCATGTCAGTGAGTATCGATCACTGGGCTTCTTATTTGGTTTAGTTTGGAGTTTTCAGCCCTTTACTCTCGTACAGTCAACCTTTGAGCCAAAATAGGCCAAGTTAGAAATTGGAATAGGGGTGATGGGGCGAATGATGGATGATTCATAGTACTAGCTGAAATGCTAAGTTCAGCCCTAATAGCTATGAACCAACTTTTCGAGTTTTACCGCCTACGATAGACTGATGCTTATCATCAAGTATCAATCATCTATAGGCAAGCTATGTTCGTTGAAACGATCGGGGCAGTTAGTACAGGTGTTAGTACGATTGAGATTGCCCAGAAGGCGTTTCCAACGTTTAAGAGAATTTTTAATTTATTGAAAGATGGAGAGTTAAAGATCGCAATTTTTGGCGCTGGTGGAACAGGTAAAACAACCTTAGGCAGACTTTTGTCTGGAGAATTCGAGCTAAGTGGCTTGCTACAAACTTATCAAGAATCTATTTCAACAGAGCAGTATAGGCTTGATGGCAATACTGTTGGGTCTGTTATTGTTGCTCCAGGACAAGAACGGCGGCAAGATACATGGGATGATCTTTTAAGAAGTATAGCTGGCGGCAAGATAAAGCTTATTATCCATATTGTGTCATGGGGATATCATTCATTTGGAGAATTCAGTTACACCCAGCATAGGCTCTATCAAAATGGTATGACTTCAAAACAGTTCATAGAGGAATATGCAGAAGAATGTCGAAATCGAGAACTTGATGTTCTGAAAAAGATAGAGCCACACTTGTCAATTGCCAATCAAAGAAAAACAGTGTTGATCACTCTAATTACAAAACAAGATTTATGGTGGAGTGACAGGCAAACAGTAAAAAGCTTTTACACTAATGGTGCTTATGAAAATTTAATTCGAGAGATTAGTAACAAGCGTGGTTCTGCTAACTTCATTCACGAATACAGATCAGCCTCATTGGTGCTGGAAAATTTAGTCTCAGGCACAAATGAATTACTATTAGAAACTACTGCTGGCTATGACCAACGACTAAAATTCGCCAATTTCATGCAGTTTCTTAACACTATTGAGTCTCTTTTTGAGATTTCTCTCAGTGTTCAGGAGAAGTAGAGCCATGGAAATAGACAACGAAGATTTATTCAAAAAAAGACATTATACCGATGAGGATAGACAGCTTATTATTTCGCTTTTGGCGGAGTATTCAGAAAAGCTTCTAAATGCATGCGATCGAATCGGCATGTATCAAAATCGCGTACGAATAGCAGCACTTTTTTTTCCCTTTCTAGCCTATATGGCAACATTGCTTACTGACTTTTCAAAGCTATCTTCAGACCCTCTTCTTAGAATAATCTTTTTTATTTCTTTATTCTTTGTTGTTGCGTCCACAGTAAATTTTTTATATGAAATTAGAAAGACATTAGAGTTGCTAGAGCGAGATGCCAAAAGAATTGCTTTGAAGCTTGAAAAAGTTATACGCGTAGCTTCTCAGACCCAGGAACATATTTTGGATAACTTTGTAAACCGTATTGAATTGGATTTACGTTTAGCAGATTCAGAATCGGCATTGGATCATTATGCTTCTATGAGGAGAAAAAAGTCTCTTCTATAAAATGTTTATTGCATCTAGGAGCTTGGGTTTCGAGAAGTAGGAAGCGTTTTCTGTAGTGAAAGAACAAGGTCATGATCGCCCTTCCAACCCAGAGCCACTGCAGGCAAATATCCGAATTCTGGAGAATTAGCAGGAACGAGCAGCAGGTTAGTGATGAGGTTGCGTTCCCCAATTGGGGAAAAGTTAGGGGCGATCGCGCTACCAAGTCTTTGCCCCCCTCAGCAGTGCGATCGCCTTACCTCTAAGGTGCCCTTATGGCCCCATGAAGATCCTTTGAAGTGCCCTTGTTAGTGCTAGTTAGGGTGGTTTTTGTGGGTGAGCTAGGTGTTGGGATGGTTGATAGAGCGGGCGATCGGATTTTTGAATTGGTTTGAATTGGGCTTTTTGGGCCTTGATCCCGTGCAGGTGGGGTTTAGGTTAAAAGGGGCCAATTTAAAAGTTGAGGCAGGCGATCGCGAGTTTTCTTACTTGGTTTAATTTGGAGTTTTCAGCCTTTTACTCTCGTGCAATAAGCCTTTGAGCCAAAACAGGTCAAGTTAAAAATTGGAGTGAGAGTGATGGGCGAGTGCTTTAGGCTCACTGTGCGTTAGAGGCTGAAAGTTCGGCATTCGCCTGAAACAAGTGATTCATAAAACTTTACATTTCATATCTAGTTTAAAAAGGACGGTAGAAATTAACTCTGTAATTCTTGAGCACTATATGTAGCGGGTA
This region of Trichocoleus desertorum NBK24 genomic DNA includes:
- a CDS encoding site-specific DNA-methyltransferase, yielding MPGSQQPSLIITRPEPTIFRFIKGDARKIKGIEAKTIDLVLTSPPYWQRRDYGHKHQLGQEKTPAEYAEALAQTVDSWRPLLRPHASVFINIGDTYRDGFLSGTPARFELAIRDLGWKVVNHIVWAKDNGMPEPKRNHRLVSRHESILHLTLGRNYYFDIHALTQYLERSSNPGDVWQFYHSRNTSKHLAPFPPDLVHHILLLACPTCVCSVCGQPFTPILAPTSALNRSRPQARRALEIYENSNLTEEHLAAIRAVGISDAGKGQQIQKGAGKNSKKIQQLAQEAKEILGGYFREFTFAPKHQVGWKTCDCQAPTHPGTVLDPFAGSGTTLSAAKVLGFNAIGVDLNPIQH
- a CDS encoding DEAD/DEAH box helicase codes for the protein MPAFSKKVLSLFLRTRCQKQLHLYLYSDLERDALKMPPRQTIRSGLGSAGKAGYEWQDKKVSELKEIFGAEHVVVSPESKAGRPGKLKLSEELSRLDPFQFIVEAGYVADTVTFREAIGFDGLTDRYGKTLDIGGVYPDIIQTLPPRNSGTLPFETAQPEYNLAILPDGSLSKIDEEDCRLRLRVIDIKLAADPGANYFAEVVYYSMTLSAWLQENGLDDRYLVVATPAVWPGSYDASNLSKQFEIWNRRGHKPTASELSAALEEDIEIAAVDAYVPRLRRLLCEQLPTILSTSWEDLPYHVSFSCQGCEFLGYPWKDKEGNIANDERHCWPTAARCNHLSRIAGLSSGAARQLSTRGAISDVASLAKADHAGAAFSEHQTLRAKGAIYPYRAKSLNSGIAAVILDSGGDALMPRWPNLRLYIFVDYDLSSAITVAFGLRAFWREPLPFGSKLKKQVKRWNKGEGGIRGSQEVFLVDRRDTIREREEFLKFLHSIKKIMDEVRQQDAEDVANGRRNKEDGTTDDKSSVSTYQIYLWDEAQKRHLTRLVSRHLAAILGDPTLRNLAWLFPPPELLARAEESSRQSPITFVSSVVQNTVAAPVPHHFTLLELVRTYNNRGFTASVHPLYREPLTDLVPSERIYEYWDKEKNAWWREAGEEIAETTRQKLLALGSVASRLEADLGKLLPEHRLAAPPLNKPPKTPSKLSPQGRLWYEFTRLNAALQKLDIHTIQAMPPREREARFKSAILTERLNGKERQEAIQCLQRTLGRPLTSLGELFIYKLAPTSADLNAREGDIGFALSPLNKPGFLDLSPYIKELKDAGITGFPGAKTIADSGLTGVSITAIDRIHHFIALKPGMFNRINSLEALGWLDISQNIILDPVPQDFLTSKVQLTLQAIGYPASATADPRILETLGEPASQKGKASAETPASRILWQASTLYGQKVERNTVSLRKDLESNDFRLNDSQWQAWEQALTQQFALIWGPPGTGKSWTLRNIVLAAVKDAVSQGKPLRLLITSGTYTAIDNVLLGVDKMLAKLLPEKPYSIFRLQNNLRPIPDKLAADHADVINVPFEKNVFPSEITQLTNELNNPTSITVVGAPPHQLHNLACLGKKTPAQKDIRRTWSDFVVLDEASQLDVATSTLIFTKVAERGSVVLAGDDLQLPPVHQADAPDDLAHVVGSIYNYFLRQHKIEPTPLQDNYRSNETIVAFTRLAGYDPGLKSHSQYLSLRFLEPIPTSQPDAWPDNLFWTPDWSHLLNPAHPTTCFIYEDELSSQVNDFEADAIAALISLLYGRLKQDLANEKDFNGSVKVTTDRLHDESSFWKFAVGVVTPHRAQQSKIVQRLQMVFPHHPADKIRDAVDTVERFQGQQRQVILASFGLGDPDMIQSEDEFLYSLNRFNVLASRSQAKLIVFTTRTLVDHLSNDSDVLKESRLLKRYAETFCNKEQPLNLGYLRHGSLESRPGVMKYR
- a CDS encoding DUF4055 domain-containing protein — its product is MTYSYSDRFKKTPLPDANLGPMPESSKSGVEVPSLAYQQMAAYWAVVSAVRGGTSKIREQGEAFLPLEPLEKMPAYGRRLNKSCLAPWYVRLVRGLVGMVLRKPVKVEAGTKTTEHLDNINLLGDDLNTFAHEVFEAAIDHGYTGIFVDYPRADGIQLLSEQIAAGLRPYWIHYTAPEIIGVRYQIQGNLRRFTQVRIREVAIEPDGEFGEQEVERIRVYDLFEGRCRWRLFAKTDGKDEFEQIDEGFLSLSFIPFVLVYTNKKKEIAVQPPMLEIAYLNIKHFQLSSDLDHSLHLAANPKLALFGYDPEQGDVVAVTDEALIFENHEGRAEWLVCPLDGFDAHQGRIDKIEGQMSALGLATIVGQKNVGESAEAKKLDRSQGDSIMAVIAQGLQDGFDLCLEYHAAYLGEEPGTCQVNRDFNLNALTSQDVTAYSGLQQLGQISLETLLELLKKGEVLPDEFDVEKEIQKLEASDRPSERVLNPDAEIPTDQPNGADPSSNQRTVEDSGERPTAGDRNRQSRTEALPAS